Below is a window of Actinomycetes bacterium DNA.
CTGCGCTTCGATAAGGATGTCGCGGAAGGTGTCGACGACCCGGCGTTGCAGCGGACTTGCCTTGGAAGTCATCACGCGCAGCGCGCACTCGGGCTCGGACTTGACGAACCGGCGCAGCGGCTCGAGCTCGACGATCAGGTCGCCGAACCGGCGGTAGACGGCGAGTACCCACGCGGCACCGCGTCCCTTGGATTCAGTGCGGGCTTGCGCCAGACCGGGCTCCGACAGCGACCAGAGCACTTCGCCGAGCAGCTGGTCGCGGCTGCCGACCCAGCGATACAGGGTGGCCCGGCCGATGCCGAGCTCCTGCGCGAGCTCGTTCATGTCGACCCGCTCGCTGCGCAGGAAATGGCGCCGTGCCGCATGCAGCACATCCGCGGGCGTGACCGGGCGCTCGTCGCCCTGCGCGGCCAGGTGCTGCTCGAGGATTGTCGGTCGCCTCACGGTGCGACCGCCCTTGACTCTTGAGACATATAGCCATAACGTCTCATGGTGAGACGAATCTACAAGATGTCTCGCCCGCCTGCAAGGGGGTCCAGCATGACGGCACAGGGCACGGTCGATCCGCGGTTCGCGGCAGTGCAGGAGGAGTTCGAGCGTAACTTCGCCGCGCGCGGCGAGGTGGGCGCCTCGGTCTGTGTCACCGTCGACGGTGAGACGGTCGTCGACCTGTGGGGCGGCATCGCCGACCCCGAGACGCAGGCACCGTGGAACAGGGACACGATCGTTCTCGTCTGGTCCTGCACCAAGGGTGCCACCGCGCTGTGCGCGCACATCCTCGCCGCCCGCGGCGTCATCGAGCTGGACGCGCCGGTGGCGCGGTACTGGCCCGAGTTCGCAAAGGGCGGCAAGGACGGGATCACCGTCCGCATGCTGCTCAACCACCAGGCCGGCCTGCCGGCGCTGCCCGAGCCGATCCCCGAGAACGGGCTGTGCGACTGGGATGCGGTCGCCGAGGCCCTAGCCG
It encodes the following:
- a CDS encoding QsdR family transcriptional regulator, which gives rise to MRRPTILEQHLAAQGDERPVTPADVLHAARRHFLRSERVDMNELAQELGIGRATLYRWVGSRDQLLGEVLWSLSEPGLAQARTESKGRGAAWVLAVYRRFGDLIVELEPLRRFVKSEPECALRVMTSKASPLQRRVVDTFRDILIEAQEHKGLQLRLDPETLAFAMVRIAESFLWTDLITGEAPDLTKAYQVARMLLT